TTATTATCAGCATTTATTAGTGCGATTGATTATGATGATAATATTGAAATTATTTATGATTATCATGTTTCATGAACTGAGCAGATATCAGTAATTGATAAGCATAAAAAAAGGTCTTATATCTTAGGAATTAACAATAATGAGGTTGGACCAATTTTAAATGCTTTAAAATGAAAGTATAATTATCGCGTTAATTACTTAAATCAAAACGATTTAATTAACCTGATTGCCAATCGCGAATTAAAGAATTTTAAGAAGTATCAGATCTTATAAGATTAATCAATTATGGCTAGAACTAAAAAAACTAAAAGTGACTCTAAAAAAAGAAAAACCAAAAAACAAGAAGAAGTTAAATTAGCACAACATTTAGCTAACAACGAACCTGAACTTGTTAATGTAAAAGTTAAAAGTGAGTTTGATGAAGACAACGATTTTGATTTTAGTGATAAATCAATTTTAAACGACGAAAACATCATCTTCTCAGGTGAAATTAAAATCAATAAAAGCCATTTAAAAAGTAAATATTTTGATACGATCTTAGATAAAGAAGACTTATTAAATTCTGATTTTGCCGAAATTAAAAAACGTTCAAAAAAGAGTTTATTAAAGAAAAAAGATAAGAAGTCACAAACTGATACAAAAGCTGCAATCAAAGAAACAATTAACAAACACTTTGAAGGTTTTTTTGATGAAACTGAACAATCACTAATCACAGAACGTATTTATGATGGTGATTACAAACAACAAGATGATAAGGATCTTGTTGATCAAATCAATGAAATTACCACAGCTAGTGATTTAATTCACGACATCTTAGTTAAATCAGAAAAGCAAGAACAAGATAAAGCTGAAAAAGATGTTATTGAAGGTAATCTAAAACCAGTTGAAACAATTAATGACGAAAACTTTGATCTAGATTTAGATGAAGAAGAATTAACACAATTACAAAATCTAGATATCAACACATTAGATCTTGATTGGGGTGATGATCAAAAAGAAGAATTTGATCAAGAACTTGATAAAACCACAATTGAACAAGACGTTGAGCAAGAAGAAGTTTATGTTGGTGTGAAATCTGAAGAAATTAATGACCAGCCAGAAGTATATAGTCCTGATGTTCATTTAAATGTTCAAGAGCCAATTGAAATTCACCAAGAAGTTCTAATCAACACAACAATTGATCAACCAATTAATAACCAAGCACTAAATGATAATGATAGCATTAATTTAGTTAATCCCACAATTAAAGTTGATCAAGTGATTGTTAATCCAACAATTAAACCAATTCCACTAAATCAACCAGTTGATTTAAATAATCTAAAACCAGAAGTTTTAGATTTAAAATTAGCTGATAATGTTATTGTTAATCAATTAAATAACATCAACCAACCAGTTGAAGTTATTAATCAACCAATATCAAATCAACAGGTTGAAATTTTAGATCAAAATACACATCACAACCAAGCAAATATTGATTATCAAGTTGTTGAACAAAAACTTGATAGTTCAGATTTATCAATTGATACTTCATTAACTAACAACGAACTAAACGCCCAATTAAAACAAAACCAACCAAATCAATTAGAAGCCAAAACACACCTAATTGATGATCATATTAGTTATGAAGTGCAAGAACAAAACTTAGCCACTTCTGATTTAAGTGTTGATGTTGATCTAGCAAACCAAAACTTAAATTCACAATACCGACAACCAATTAATGATCAAAAAACATTAGATCAATATGAAATTGTTGAACAAATCGTTCAAATTGATACAGTTAACCCACAAATTAATCAACCGATTAAAAAATCAATTGATGATCTAGAATATTTACCTGTTGTGTTTTATGACAATAGTTATCAAAAACAAGAAATTGAAAACGTTCCAGAAAACGATTATCGCAATTTTGATAACGAATTTATCAATTCAGAACAATCATCATTACAACAACCAGAATTTAAATCATCATTAATTCAATTTAATATTGATCAAGATCTTGAAGTTTCAACTGATCAAGTCCAATTTGAATTTAACTTAGAACAAACAACCAAAGAAGTTAATGATGATCAAATTTATCCAATTCAAAAACATGAATTAAGTTGAGAATTGAAATCAGATAATTCATCTTATGACATGCTAACATTAGATTTCAAAGAATATAACAACATCATTGAAGATCAAAATGAAGTGAAGATGTTTGCTGATTTAGTTGATTATTCAAAATCACCAACAATCAAAGCCCAAGAACAAAAAGTTATTTACAGTGATATTGATAATTTTGATGTTGAATTTGAATATGATGCAAAACAATTAAAAAATGAATTGAATGATGAAACAATTTATCCAATTCAAAAACATGATTTAAACTGAGATTTAACTGATCAGAATGTTAAATATGATTATTTAACATTTGATTTTGATAATTACAAAGGCATTATTCAAGAACAAACAGAATTTAAAATGTTCTGTAAAAAAGCTATTGATTATTCAAAAGCTCCAACATTAACAATTACATCTAAACAAGATGTAATTGATTTAGATAAATCAACACTAACTAATGAAGAATTCTCATCAGATTTAGTTTCATTTAACGAGATTGAAGTATCAGATTGAGAAACTATTGAAAACAACGCAACCTTAGAATTTAATTCTTTAATTAATTCAGTTAATTCAACCAAACCAGCTAACTATTATCTAGAAGATAAAACCAAACTTGATTTAGAAGAAAACCAATCAACATTAAACTTTGATGATTTAGATGATGAAATTACCCGTTTAATTATTGAACAACAACAAAACATTAAACACCGTTTAATTTCAGAAGAAGATAATAATTATAAGCAAATTACTAAGGATTTAAATAAATTACAAGAAGCAACTAATAAGGTTATTGTTAAGAATATTGCAAAAGAATTCAAAACAATTAAAGAAATTAATACATTTAAACAACCATTAGTATCAACTGAAATTAAAGTAATTAGTCCGTTTGCAACCAAAAGCTTAAAAGAAAAACTAACAGCTAACCAAAGTCTAAGAACTAATTCGATTTCAAGAAAAGTTAGCAAGAATTCAATTATGAGCGAACTAAAATCTTACAAGTTCCAAGGTCCTAATTTAATTTATCAAAAACAAGCAATCAAAAAACTAACAAGCTCTAAATAATTAAACTAAATAACAAAGAAATAATCAGGCTATCAGCCTGATTATTTTAATGGTCTCTTGTATTAAGATGTATATGATAGAGTTAATGAAATCTGATAACTAAATAAGCAAAAAAAAGCTAGTAAATAAGAAACAAATATATGGGTTGAAAACCTATTCAGTTAGTCGATTGCATTTTTAAAGTTTGTTAATTTCTTTTTAATAACTATTTATCAAATAGTTTAATGTAATTGTGGTGTTGTTCTAATTTATCAATTTTTGTATCGGCTTCGACATAATTTTTGTATATGTCGGTCCAATTATTCACATATTTAAAACTCCCTTCTTTATTTTTATAAACACCAAAAAGTGAGTTGTCTGTTGCTTCTTTATACCCTGTTGGTGTTTTTCTATTGTTCTGTTTTCATAAGTTATAGATATCTTCTATGCCTGATGAAATTGTTTCAAGTCCAATGTTAGCTACAAAACCTAAACGTCAAAATTGAGTACTTTTTGATAAGGATTTTGAGGATTTATTAGGAGCATTCTTGATTGACCCAGTTTTTTTGTTAGATTTAACATTAGCATCAGAACTTAAATCATTGCTAACAGAATTTATTTCATCACCTAAACCAATGCTTGGTAATCCAAAAGTTAGATCATCATCAAAACCATAAACTAGATCATTCAAATTTGGCTCGACGTTATTTATTTTTGGCTTGGTAGTTCTTTTCTTCTTAGTGGTTTTATCTAAAACGTTCGGAGTTATCTTATAGCCTTCGGCTAATGGAACAATCCCTGTACTTTCTAGATTACTACTTTTGGTTTTTCTTTTTCTGGTTGTGGTAGTTTTCTTGGTACTAGTAGTTCTTTTAGTCTTAGTACTTTTGGTTGATTTCCTAGGCATAAATTAATTACTAAAATCCAGAATAAAGAGAAGAAGCATATGGACTTAGGAATGAATGTCTAGCTTTTGCAGAAGAAAAACTAGATCTTACTGGTGCTGGTCCGTTGTCAGAAATGCCAACCATATATCCTTCTGGATCAGGTTGTGATTTAACATCATTGACAATGTTACTAACCGTCACAGCACCTCTAATTAAAGGTCCGATAATCATTTGGGCAGCCATGATGCCCGTCATGAGGGCTGGTAAAAAGCCACCATGCAATTGTTGCTTTTGGTTGTTATTAAGTTTTTGCATCGTTTTCTCCTGTTAAAGATATGTAGATAATTCTTAAAAAGAAGAAAAGAATAAAAAAAATTTTATGAAGATTAATATTTATAAAACAAAAATAAAAAAAGAAGAACCTCCGTCCTTCTTTCTTATAATGCTTATATTATTTTTGTTTTGATTCTTCTTCTGATTTCTTAACTTCTGGTTGAGTTTTTTCTGATTGTGCTTTTTTAGCTTTTTCAGCCGCTTCATACTTATCGTATGACATTTCAGTAATCTTACCATTAATTGTTTGATCGGTTGTTTCATTAGATTTATAGTAATGACCTAAACCAATACCAAATGGAATAGCAGTTCCTGAGTGACCATCACCTTTTAAGATGTAGAATCCGATTTTTGTTTGTTGGCTCATTGGAGCAAATGGATTGTTGTTTGATCTGTTAGCTGAATCGTATAAACGAGCAAGAGTGATGTCTGGATATTTAACGTTTTGAATTAAGAAACCTAATGCAGTATATCAACCTTCGTAATTGTATTTATAAACTGGTCCAGTTTGTTTTCCGTCTTTATCTTTTTCGACCTTAGGGTTTATAATTTCTTTATTTTTAAACGATTCAACTCTTACACTTAATCCTGTGAATTTAATTCTTCATTCACTTCTTAATTTGTAATCTTCATTAGTTTTATTTTTTCAGTAATTTTCAATATCTGAACCTAAACCATCGTAAGTTAATTGGTTTAAATTAATGCCTCACAAACTCTTAGCTTCATCGTTGTTAAAAGAATCTAATCTAATATCTTCTAGGTCTGTATTGCGTGATCGCTCTGTTGATAGTTTAGGAGCGTTATGAATTCTAATTTTAGAAGGTGTTAATTGATTGTCTTGTAAGAAACGAGTGATTAATTTAACATCATAACTTCCTAAGATGCTATTCTTTTCTCATTCAATTTCTTCTTTTTTAGCATTAATTTGACTTTCTTGTAATGGATCGTGGTAATCTAATCCAAATTCTGATGATGATATTAAACCTTTTTCTTTAGGTTTATCTTTCATTGAACCATCATTAGAGCAAGCACTAGCAATTAAGCCAGTTGAAATACCCATTAATCCGATTAATGGAATAAGACCCTTTTTGAATTTTGTCATTATAGATAAATACCCTTTTCAGTAATTAGTATTTTTAATAAATAATTAACAACAAAAATTTAATCTTATCTATTTTTTATTAAATAAAAACTTAATAACAAAAATTAAATCGCTCTATTTATAAAATGGTTTCACTTAACATTATTATATTATAATCATTAGTTAGATTATTTAAAAAATAATAAATAAATGCTTGGATTGTTCAACCAAGCTTTCCCTAATTGAAATATTAAGTGCAACACTAACCAGTTATGTTTAATATTTTTTTATTATCTATACATATGAACTATAAACACCTTCAGTTAGAAGAAAAATACTTCATAAACAAAGTGTATTTTGAAGAAAGATTGTCTATTAATCAAATTTTAAAATGATTAAAAGAAGTAAATCTACAATATCAAGAGAATTGAAAAGAAACTTAGACAACACAGGTTATTATGTGCTGATTTCAAATATAAAAATAGGTATCGAAATAAATATCTATTTAGATTAAAAAATGTATGAAGAATTTAACAATATGTTTGTTAAGTTTTTTGACAAAAAGTGTTGTGGAGTAAGAAATAGTTATCTAAAAGTAATTGGGTTAAATCCAAGCTTTAAAGTTCCTTGATGAAGACAAATTTAAGAATGCACAATAATAAAAAAATACCACCCAAGTTTTGGGTAGTAATTTATCTTGTTTAAAATAATGGTTGCACTTAGTGCTTTGATCAATGAGGTTTATTTTATTTATTAAGCATCAATATATTTGACTTCACCATCTTTATAAGGGTCATTTGAGATGTTTGTTTTAATATACTTACCTAACCCGATACCAAAAGGAATTGCTAATCCACTCTTACCATCACCTTTTAAGATGTAATACCCAATTTTAGTGTTTTCATTCATTGGTGCTAACGGGTTGTTGTTATCTCTATTCTTTTCGTCATACAATCTCGCGATAGTGATATCTGGATACTTACGGTTTTGAATTACAAACCCTAACGCCGTGTAATAACCTTCAAAACGGTATTCGTATTTAAGTTCTTTATTTTCTTCGTTAATTGTAGTGTTAATCGGTTTTTTATCTTTATAAGTTTCTACTTTAACACTTAAACCAGTAAATTTAACATCCCAGTCATATCTTAATTCATAACTTTCTTTTGTTTTAGTAAATCAATAATTTTGAACAAACGTATTAAAACGGTATGAGAGTAGTTTAATTCTATCTAAACTAACATTCCACAACTCTTTTGCTTTATTGTTATCAAAATCTTTTAAGGAAGGTATTGGAGGTGCTTTTTCGTCAAACGGCTTTTCGATTTTTTCTCTAATAAAAAAATCGTCTGTTTTTAGTTGATTATCTCTTAAAAAAGCACTAATCATCTTAAAATCATAACTACCTAGAATTTGGTTTCGTTCTCATTCTTGTTCTTCTTTTTTGGCATTAATTAAATGCGGGTTAAACGGATTTTTATAATCTTCAGAAGAACCTTCTTTGGGAATCGTAAAAGAAGGATGGCCTTCTTCCCCTTCGTATTTCGCGCACGATGCTGCGATTAAACCAGCAGAAATACCCATTAATCCGATTAATGGAATAAGACTCTTTTTGAATTTTGTCATTATAGATAAATAGTCTTTTAGTAATTGGTATTTTCAATGAAAACTTAATAACAAAAATTTAATCGCTCTATTTATAAAATGGTTTCACTTAACATTATTATATTATGATGGTTGTTTAGATTATTTAAAAAATAATAAATAAATGTTTGGTTTGCTCAACCAAGCTTTTTTAATTTTTGAAATTTATTTGAAGATAAGTTAATTTTTTTACATATCTTTAATTTATTTAACTTAAAGAAAGCTATAAAAAAACATTAAGCCACAAAAATGGCTTAATGTTTGTTATGTATATCTTTTATTAACTAATATTTGAATGGAATGAAAACTCAATTAGCTTCTTGAATTTTTTCAACTCCAAGAATTAGTTTTTCTTCTTCATTTAGAATGGTGCGTTTTTCGTTTCTAATTTGTTCTAGTAATGCTTGTTTTAAAGTTTTGTTTGTAACGATTGCCATTCTGTGGATCTTATCAATTTCACCTTTTTCGATTGAACCAAATTTCTTTTTCATGAAATAATCTTCAACTCAAATTGGTACAAACATAAATGCTAAGAAAATGATTAATACGATTACAACCATTAATCTTGGAATTAAAACTTCAATTGCTCAATTTTCAGATGAAGTTGGAATTAAGAACATCAAGAAGAAATCAGCGATTGGTGCAAAGAATGTAAAGAAGATTGGTAAGATCATACTAATGATTGAACTGTATGCCATTGGTAAGAAGAACTTACTTTTTTGCACTTTAATCTTCTTAGTTTTTCGGTTAGAGATTGCTCCAATAATTGCAAATAAAATATAAGCAAATGCAATTACTGCCGTTCATGTTGCCATTAAATCAGCAAATGAATATAACTCAGCACTACCAGTTCCATAAGATGGTCCATAATCACCAGCATCAACATAAGCTAAACCACCAATTATACAGAAAATAATAATAACTGGAATGGCTAGAGCTAAGTTATATTTGATCCCAACAACAGCTCTTTTATCATTAATTTTATTAACTAATTTTGTGCTGAACGGAACCTCATTAGCGCGGATTAAATCTTCCATGAATCGAGTTGATCATAAAGCAAATCCATTGATGATACCAAGCACACCAACACCAATTAAAATTTGGAATAAAGCATATAATCAGTTAAGATCATGTTTTACTAAGAAACTTTGGAACCCACTTGGTTTACCACCTTCTGCTCCTAGTGACATTGATATTGCGATTACTAAATAAATCACAGTAACAAAGATCATTCCAAATAAGATCGCCCAAGGAGTTTTCTTAGGTTCTTTCATTTCAGTTTGAATACCAGCAGTTACATAAAAACCATCAAATGCAAAGAAGATTGCACCCATTGCGATGAATAAACCAAATCCTGGTGATAATGCATTTAAGTTTAAGATTTTAGCGAAATTAACATCAGGATTTTCATTATTAGCAATTTCAGTTAGATTAACATTTGGATTAAAAATCGCCTTGTATTTTTCATCAGCAACTTGACCATTATTAACGCCTAGAATAACAAATCCTAAAACAGCTGCAAATAATAATGGTAAGAATTTTACACAGGTAATAATTCAGTTTTGAATATTACCAGCCTTAGCTGATAAACCATTAACAACTATGAAATAAACTGACATTAAAATGGCAATCACCATTAAAATTGATCAGTCAGCTTTTGTATTAAAACCAACAATATCAGGTCTTAAAGCACTAATGCCATCTTGAATTGATAACACCACATAAAGTGGCATAAAGAAATATGTCAATGGTAGATAAATATAAACCATAAAGTTCTTACAAGATTTATATATAAATCTTGAATTAAAGGTTTGACATCATCCAATGATTGACAGATTATCGTTTCTAGCACTAGCTATTTCAATTAAAGCCATTGCCATAGAAATTACAGCAAAAGCTGCTAGCAATCATGCAAAGATTGCAAAAACTATTGAGTTGTGCGAACTATCTACTACTGAACCTGCTTTAAAAAAGATTCCAGCTCCAACAGAAGAACCGATCACAACTAACATCGCAGAAAAAAATCCAATTTTCTTCGACGTTGGAGCGTTGGCAAAACTAGCTTCTGGCTTAGAGCCTAGCTCTACTTGTGAATTATTAGACACATTATTTCCTTTCAACATTTACTTCATAATTGTGGTGTTTATTGCAATAAAAAATTAAACACAATAACAATTATTGTTATTAACAACCCGAATATAAAGTTTAATATCTCTCAACATATCAATAACACAAAAAATAAAAAAGGCAACAGTCATTATTAAAAATAACCTGTTGCTTTTGGTTTAATCTAAAAAAAGTTTTTGAATTTTATTCAAATAATCTATTTTATAGATTTATACTAATTAGTGGAAAACGCAATTATCTCTCTCAAATTTAATTATTAATGACCCTTAATAATTCATTGCTGTTTTTCACAATCAGAATAATTTTAAATGTTAAGAAAGGAGAATGTATGTATAACAAAATTAATGTTTATAGTGAAATCGGTAAACTAAAAAAAGTGTTAGTACATACACCAGGAGTTGAATTGGAATATGTCACTCCTCAAAGATTAGATGAATTACTTTTTAGCGCTCTAATAGACCCTATTAGAGCTCGCGAAGAACACGAAGAGTTCATTAGAATCTTAGAATCACAAGGAGTTGAATGTGTTCAGTTATCTAAGCTTGTTGCTGACACTTATAAAGCAGCACCTAATGATGTCAAAGAAGCATTCATTAATCAGTGATTAGATGAATCTATTCCAAAACTGTCTGTTGAAAACAGAGATAAATTATATCATTTTTTAAAAAAAATGGAAGCAGAACCAGAAAAAATGGTTCGCAAAATGATGGCTGGGGTGCTAGCAAGAGAAGTTGATGCAACATCTGATGTTGAATTAATCGTTGATCCAATGCCAAACTTATATTTTGCCAGAGACCCATTTGCATCAGTTGGTAACGGAATTACATTACACCACATGTATCGTCCAACACGTAGGCGCGAAACTATTTTTGCTAACTTTATTTTTGCTCACAACAAAGACTATAAAACCACTCCTCAATACTACTCAAGAAATGAAGAATATAGTATTGAAGGTGGTGATATTTTTGTTTATGATGACAAAACTTTAGTTATTGGTGTTTCTGAACGCACTGAAAAAGAAGCAATTCAATCATTAGCACTAAAAATTCAAAAGAATCCTGATGTTTCATTCAAACGCATCTTTGCAATCAATGTACCTAAAATGAGTAACTTAATGCATTTAGATACATGATTGACAATGTTAGATTATGACAAGTTCTTATATTCACCAAACATGATGGGTGTATTAAAAATTTGAGAAATCGATCTAACTAAAAAAGAATTAGAATGAAAAGAAATCAACGAATCACTTGAAGACTTTTTATCAAGCGTGATTAATAAAAAAGCAATCACAATTCCTGTTGCTGGTCATGGTGCAACTCAAATTGATATTGATGTTGAAACTAACTTTGATGCAACAAACTTCTTAGTTATCGAACCAGGTGTGGTTATTGGTTATGATCGTAATCGTAAAACTAATAAAGCACTAGAAAAAGCTGGAATTAAAGTATTAAGTTGAAACGGCGATCAACTTTCATTAGGCATGGGTAGTGCTAGATGTATGAGTATGCCTTTATATCGTGAAGCAATTAAAAAATAAATATATTAATAAGGACAAAAATAAATATGGCTTGAAATCTTAAAACTCCAAGACACTTTGACACTTTAATGAATTACACAACTGAAGAAATTTTATATTTAGTTGATCAATCAATTAAGGTTAAAGAAAATGAAGCAAATGGTATTAGACCAAAAAATCTAAAAGGTAAAACTGTTGTTGGAATTTTTGAAAAAAATTCAACAAGAACAGCAAACGCAACATTTAAAGCAGCTAATTATTTAGGTATGGATTATTTCTATAATGGTCCAACTGGTTCAAATATGGGAACAAAAGAATCAGTAGCTGATACTGCTAGAGTGTTTACTGAAATGTATGATATTGCTTTATTCAGAACATTTGGACAAGAAAAAATTGATGAATATTGCAAATACTCAGGCATTCCACTAATCAATGGTTTATCTGATCAAGAACACCCAACTCAAACTATTGCTGACTTACAAACTGTTAAAGAAGCATTTGGTTCATTTAAAAACTTAAAAGTTGTTTTTGCTGGTGATTATAAAAACAATATGGGTGCAGCTTGAATGTTAGGTTGTGCTTTCACTGGAATGCATTTAGTAATGTATGGTCCTAAAGAATTTGAAAAAGAATTAAATCCTAAGATTGTTAAATTCTGTAAAGAATTATTTGCTAAAAATGGTGGATCATTATCATTTACAGAAGATAAAAAAGAAGCAGCAAGAGATGCTAATATCGTTGTAACTGACGTTTGAGTTTCACTTGGTGAATCATTTGATCTATGAGGTGAAAGATTAGAACAAATGCACAGATTCCAAGTTGATGAAGAATTAATGCAAATGGCTTCTAAGAATGTTAAATTCATGCACTGTCTACCAGCATTCCATGATATGAACACTGAATATGGTAAAAAAGTTGCTCAATTATATGGTAAAAAATACCCAGTTGTAGCTA
The Mycoplasma sp. E35C DNA segment above includes these coding regions:
- a CDS encoding APC family permease, translating into MSNNSQVELGSKPEASFANAPTSKKIGFFSAMLVVIGSSVGAGIFFKAGSVVDSSHNSIVFAIFAWLLAAFAVISMAMALIEIASARNDNLSIIGWCQTFNSRFIYKSCKNFMVYIYLPLTYFFMPLYVVLSIQDGISALRPDIVGFNTKADWSILMVIAILMSVYFIVVNGLSAKAGNIQNWIITCVKFLPLLFAAVLGFVILGVNNGQVADEKYKAIFNPNVNLTEIANNENPDVNFAKILNLNALSPGFGLFIAMGAIFFAFDGFYVTAGIQTEMKEPKKTPWAILFGMIFVTVIYLVIAISMSLGAEGGKPSGFQSFLVKHDLNWLYALFQILIGVGVLGIINGFALWSTRFMEDLIRANEVPFSTKLVNKINDKRAVVGIKYNLALAIPVIIIFCIIGGLAYVDAGDYGPSYGTGSAELYSFADLMATWTAVIAFAYILFAIIGAISNRKTKKIKVQKSKFFLPMAYSSIISMILPIFFTFFAPIADFFLMFLIPTSSENWAIEVLIPRLMVVIVLIIFLAFMFVPIWVEDYFMKKKFGSIEKGEIDKIHRMAIVTNKTLKQALLEQIRNEKRTILNEEEKLILGVEKIQEANWVFIPFKY
- a CDS encoding arginine deiminase family protein is translated as MYNKINVYSEIGKLKKVLVHTPGVELEYVTPQRLDELLFSALIDPIRAREEHEEFIRILESQGVECVQLSKLVADTYKAAPNDVKEAFINQWLDESIPKLSVENRDKLYHFLKKMEAEPEKMVRKMMAGVLAREVDATSDVELIVDPMPNLYFARDPFASVGNGITLHHMYRPTRRRETIFANFIFAHNKDYKTTPQYYSRNEEYSIEGGDIFVYDDKTLVIGVSERTEKEAIQSLALKIQKNPDVSFKRIFAINVPKMSNLMHLDTWLTMLDYDKFLYSPNMMGVLKIWEIDLTKKELEWKEINESLEDFLSSVINKKAITIPVAGHGATQIDIDVETNFDATNFLVIEPGVVIGYDRNRKTNKALEKAGIKVLSWNGDQLSLGMGSARCMSMPLYREAIKK
- the argF gene encoding ornithine carbamoyltransferase: MAWNLKTPRHFDTLMNYTTEEILYLVDQSIKVKENEANGIRPKNLKGKTVVGIFEKNSTRTANATFKAANYLGMDYFYNGPTGSNMGTKESVADTARVFTEMYDIALFRTFGQEKIDEYCKYSGIPLINGLSDQEHPTQTIADLQTVKEAFGSFKNLKVVFAGDYKNNMGAAWMLGCAFTGMHLVMYGPKEFEKELNPKIVKFCKELFAKNGGSLSFTEDKKEAARDANIVVTDVWVSLGESFDLWGERLEQMHRFQVDEELMQMASKNVKFMHCLPAFHDMNTEYGKKVAQLYGKKYPVVANGAIEVTNEVFENPKYNLAFIEAGNRWTSIAAIIQELLK